One region of Azoarcus sp. CIB genomic DNA includes:
- a CDS encoding MlaD family protein, whose translation MENRAHALAAGLFAIVLGTALLASLWWFSDDGDSQRTYILESAGTVTGLNLEARVRYRGMAAGKVADITLDPEDPRKILVYIRLRRDIPLTRGTRASLAYQGVTGLAYVQLNDRGENPEPLVGEGDEPPRLKMEPGTMEQLTDTTLDAARRLRLVADKLGELVTDDNIRRIGNTLQRLESAAAGADRTLADAPKTLASIRAVLNQENLARLSNTLQNLERASVDAGPAIGELKVLMARLQGLAERVDAATAATGERVADETLPQLNALLEELKGTSQRIGHLVEEVDASPQMLLLGRQPAQPGPGESGFTSAALPAR comes from the coding sequence ATGGAAAATCGCGCCCATGCCCTCGCGGCGGGACTCTTCGCCATCGTCCTGGGCACTGCGCTGCTCGCGTCCCTGTGGTGGTTCTCCGACGATGGCGACTCGCAGCGCACCTACATCCTGGAGTCGGCCGGCACCGTCACCGGCCTCAACCTCGAGGCGCGGGTGCGCTATCGCGGCATGGCCGCCGGAAAGGTTGCGGACATCACGCTCGACCCCGAGGATCCGCGCAAGATCCTCGTCTACATCCGCCTGCGCCGCGACATTCCGCTGACGCGGGGAACGCGGGCCAGTCTCGCGTACCAGGGGGTCACCGGGCTCGCCTACGTCCAGCTCAACGACCGTGGCGAGAATCCGGAGCCGCTGGTCGGGGAGGGCGACGAACCCCCGCGGCTCAAGATGGAGCCGGGGACGATGGAACAGCTCACCGATACGACTCTCGACGCCGCACGCAGGCTCAGACTGGTGGCGGACAAGCTCGGTGAACTGGTTACCGACGACAACATCCGGCGGATCGGCAACACGCTGCAGCGGCTCGAGTCCGCGGCGGCGGGAGCCGACCGGACGCTGGCTGACGCGCCGAAGACGCTGGCATCGATCCGCGCGGTCCTCAACCAGGAGAATCTCGCCCGGCTTTCGAATACCCTGCAGAACCTCGAGCGTGCGAGTGTCGATGCCGGGCCCGCCATCGGCGAACTCAAGGTCCTGATGGCGAGACTGCAGGGGCTCGCCGAACGCGTGGATGCCGCGACCGCAGCGACGGGCGAGCGAGTGGCTGACGAAACCTTGCCGCAGCTCAATGCCCTGCTCGAGGAGCTGAAAGGAACCTCGCAACGTATTGGGCATCTCGTCGAGGAAGTCGACGCGTCGCCGCAAATGCTGTTGCTCGGGCGGCAGCCGGCGCAGCCCGGACCCGGCGAGAGCGGATTCACATCCGCGGCGCTCCCGGCCCGATGA
- a CDS encoding ABC-type transport auxiliary lipoprotein family protein: MTLRAWKRGARILGVLCTGFALGACSGLPQRPVVPAIYDLGLAGAVSPAPAVLPTQIEVRAPSWLATSAMQYRLDYRQPAQRQVFAESRWAAPPSEMLQRRLLQALLAPSATSGGCRLRLEVDEFTQAFEAPAASTAVIVARAEVLPPRGENALARRMFELREPASSADAKGGVTAFRKAGERLTTEIAGWMAESAVGACRR; this comes from the coding sequence ATGACACTTCGAGCCTGGAAGCGGGGGGCAAGGATCCTCGGCGTGCTCTGCACGGGCTTTGCGCTGGGCGCATGCAGCGGGCTGCCGCAACGGCCAGTCGTCCCCGCCATCTATGATCTAGGCTTGGCAGGGGCCGTTTCCCCGGCTCCTGCCGTCCTGCCGACACAGATCGAAGTCCGGGCGCCGTCCTGGCTCGCGACGTCGGCGATGCAGTACCGGCTGGACTACCGCCAACCGGCGCAACGCCAGGTGTTTGCCGAAAGCCGGTGGGCCGCGCCGCCGTCCGAAATGCTGCAGCGGCGGCTGCTTCAGGCCCTGTTGGCGCCGTCGGCGACCAGCGGTGGCTGCCGGCTGCGCCTCGAAGTGGACGAATTCACCCAGGCGTTCGAAGCCCCCGCGGCCAGCACGGCGGTCATCGTCGCGCGTGCCGAAGTGCTGCCGCCGCGTGGTGAAAATGCGCTCGCGCGGCGGATGTTCGAGTTGCGCGAGCCCGCGTCCAGCGCCGACGCGAAGGGTGGCGTCACCGCGTTCCGCAAGGCGGGCGAAAGGCTGACGACCGAAATCGCGGGCTGGATGGCAGAGTCCGCTGTGGGGGCGTGCCGCCGCTAG
- a CDS encoding FAD-binding protein, producing MAILVIAEHDNASLKAATLNTVSAAAKLGTQLATEVHVLIAGANCGAAAEQAAKVAGVAKVRVADAAHYDSQTAENVAAMVVANAAGYTHILAPSTANGKNVAPRVAALLDVAQISDVTGIESADTFVRPIYAGNAMATVKSADAVKVMTVRTTAFEAAGQGGSAAVEAVAAGADLGLTTVKGRELTKSARPELGAAKIIVSGGRGLGNSENYHKLLEPLADALGAALGASRAAVDAGYVPNDYQVGQTGKIVAPQLYIAVGISGAIQHLAGMKDSKVIVAINKDPEAPIFQVADYGLVGDLFEVVPELAKAVG from the coding sequence ATGGCGATCCTGGTTATTGCAGAACACGACAACGCGAGCCTGAAGGCCGCGACCCTCAACACCGTTTCGGCCGCGGCCAAGCTCGGTACTCAGTTGGCAACTGAGGTCCACGTGCTGATCGCCGGCGCCAACTGCGGCGCGGCGGCCGAGCAGGCGGCAAAGGTCGCGGGCGTCGCCAAGGTGCGCGTTGCGGACGCCGCCCACTACGACTCGCAGACCGCCGAGAACGTCGCCGCGATGGTTGTCGCCAATGCTGCAGGCTACACCCACATCCTCGCCCCCAGCACCGCCAACGGCAAGAACGTCGCCCCGCGCGTCGCCGCGTTGCTCGATGTGGCGCAGATTTCCGACGTCACCGGCATCGAGTCGGCCGACACCTTCGTGCGCCCGATCTATGCCGGCAACGCGATGGCCACCGTGAAGTCGGCCGACGCCGTGAAGGTGATGACCGTGCGTACGACCGCCTTCGAAGCCGCCGGCCAGGGTGGCTCCGCTGCCGTGGAAGCCGTCGCTGCCGGTGCCGATCTGGGTCTGACGACCGTCAAGGGCCGCGAACTGACCAAGAGCGCACGTCCCGAACTCGGTGCGGCGAAGATCATCGTTTCGGGTGGTCGCGGCCTCGGTAACAGCGAGAACTACCACAAGCTGCTCGAGCCGCTCGCCGACGCCCTCGGCGCCGCGCTGGGTGCTTCGCGCGCCGCGGTCGACGCGGGCTACGTGCCCAACGACTACCAGGTCGGCCAGACCGGCAAGATCGTCGCGCCGCAGCTCTACATCGCGGTCGGCATCTCGGGCGCGATCCAGCACCTCGCGGGCATGAAGGATTCCAAGGTGATCGTCGCGATCAATAAGGATCCGGAAGCGCCGATTTTCCAGGTGGCGGATTACGGCCTCGTCGGCGATCTGTTCGAAGTTGTGCCGGAGCTGGCCAAAGCTGTCGGCTGA
- a CDS encoding ATP-binding cassette domain-containing protein yields the protein MNAKPVIELRGIVTRFGPTVVHDGLDLTVHRGEVVALVGGSGSGKTTLLRHIIGLTRPAAGEVSVFGAPLFSGSAREQRTRRRRFGVLFQHGALFSAMNVADNIGFPLRELRLATDAEIANLVALKLSLVELDPATALRMPAELSGGMVKRVALARALALEPELLLLDEPTAGLDPDRSAAFVELVLSLQRQLGLTVVLVTHDVDTLAALATKIAILSDRRIVSCVSLEETMELDHPFVDSFFRKPFGLRAGIRSGGVR from the coding sequence ATGAACGCGAAGCCGGTGATCGAATTGCGCGGCATCGTCACGCGTTTCGGCCCCACGGTCGTGCATGACGGACTCGACCTGACCGTGCATCGCGGCGAAGTCGTCGCGCTGGTCGGCGGTTCCGGCAGCGGCAAGACGACCCTGCTGCGCCACATCATCGGACTCACGCGACCGGCCGCGGGCGAGGTGTCGGTGTTCGGTGCGCCGCTGTTTTCAGGAAGTGCCCGCGAACAGCGCACGCGGCGGCGCCGCTTCGGCGTCCTGTTCCAGCACGGCGCGCTGTTCTCTGCGATGAACGTCGCCGACAACATCGGTTTTCCGCTGCGGGAACTGCGCCTCGCAACTGACGCCGAAATCGCCAACCTCGTCGCCCTGAAACTCTCGCTGGTCGAACTCGATCCCGCAACCGCGCTGCGGATGCCGGCAGAACTGTCCGGCGGCATGGTCAAGCGCGTCGCCTTGGCGCGGGCACTCGCGCTCGAGCCCGAACTGCTGCTGCTCGACGAACCGACGGCGGGGCTCGACCCGGACCGCAGCGCGGCCTTCGTCGAACTCGTGCTCAGCCTGCAGCGCCAGCTCGGACTGACCGTGGTGCTCGTGACCCACGACGTCGACACGCTCGCCGCGCTGGCGACAAAAATCGCCATACTCTCCGATCGACGCATCGTGAGCTGCGTCTCGCTCGAGGAAACGATGGAACTGGATCACCCCTTTGTCGACAGCTTCTTCCGCAAACCCTTCGGCCTTCGGGCCGGCATCCGGAGCGGAGGCGTGCGCTGA
- the ppx gene encoding exopolyphosphatase, giving the protein MMHELIAAIDLGSNSFRLQVGRIVNDQIYPLDGLKEAVRLAAGLSPNKILDAAAQQRGLAALQRFNERLRGFDGDSVRAVATNTLRVAKNSPEFLVQAEAALGVPIEVIAGREEARLIYVGVAHTLPDPHRQQLVVDIGGGSTEFIIGKSFEPILLESLYMGCVSYSLQYFPDGKIDKRGLKDAEMAASRELQAIAHAYREVGWEVAVGSSGSAKALVEILEQNGLSDGGVTREGLERLKAILLRAGSLDRLQLAGLRGDRLPVLLGGFAIMSAVFKEFGLERMVFSEGALRLGVLYDLLGRYHHHDLRDATVSAFVARYGVDRRQADEVADTAAHLFAGLVPESVHGDGQHPDLRFLRWAASLHEIGISVAHSSYHKHSAYILANADMPGFSRMDQGRLARLVLAHRGKLERIAALDPDSPDWPLIVCLRLAAVIHRARDGRGVPPIQLRRDGRGFIVTAREGWLKQLPLTAAAIDEEQRQWFSVGRSLVLHTHTGRTLAA; this is encoded by the coding sequence ATGATGCACGAGCTGATCGCCGCGATCGATCTCGGATCCAACAGTTTCCGGCTGCAGGTCGGAAGGATCGTCAACGACCAGATCTATCCGCTGGACGGGCTCAAGGAAGCGGTGCGCCTTGCGGCGGGACTGTCTCCCAACAAGATTCTCGATGCGGCTGCCCAGCAGCGCGGTCTCGCGGCGCTGCAGCGCTTCAACGAGCGCTTGCGCGGTTTCGACGGCGATTCCGTGCGCGCGGTGGCGACCAACACCCTGCGCGTGGCGAAGAACTCGCCCGAGTTCCTGGTGCAGGCGGAGGCCGCGCTGGGCGTTCCGATCGAAGTCATCGCCGGTCGCGAGGAAGCGAGGCTCATCTACGTCGGCGTTGCGCACACGCTGCCCGATCCGCACCGCCAGCAGCTCGTCGTCGATATCGGCGGCGGCTCCACCGAGTTCATCATCGGCAAGAGCTTCGAGCCCATCCTGCTTGAATCGCTGTACATGGGCTGCGTCAGCTACAGCCTGCAGTATTTCCCCGACGGAAAGATCGACAAGCGCGGGTTGAAGGACGCAGAGATGGCGGCCAGCCGCGAGCTGCAGGCGATCGCCCACGCGTACCGCGAGGTCGGCTGGGAAGTGGCCGTGGGGTCGAGTGGTTCGGCCAAGGCACTCGTCGAGATCCTCGAGCAGAACGGACTGTCCGACGGCGGCGTCACGCGTGAGGGCTTGGAGCGCCTGAAGGCCATCCTGCTGCGCGCCGGCAGCCTCGACCGCCTGCAACTCGCCGGACTGAGGGGGGACCGCTTGCCGGTCCTGCTCGGCGGCTTTGCGATCATGTCGGCGGTGTTCAAGGAATTCGGCCTCGAGCGCATGGTGTTCTCCGAAGGTGCGTTGCGTCTGGGGGTGCTCTACGACCTTCTCGGGCGCTACCACCACCATGACCTGCGCGACGCCACCGTGTCGGCCTTCGTCGCGCGCTACGGGGTGGACCGCCGTCAGGCCGACGAGGTCGCGGACACCGCAGCGCATCTTTTCGCGGGACTCGTTCCCGAGAGCGTGCATGGGGACGGCCAGCATCCCGACCTGCGCTTCCTGCGCTGGGCCGCGTCGCTGCACGAGATCGGCATATCGGTCGCGCACTCCAGCTACCACAAGCACAGCGCCTACATCCTCGCGAACGCGGACATGCCCGGCTTTTCGCGCATGGACCAGGGGCGGCTTGCGCGCCTTGTGCTCGCGCATCGTGGCAAGCTCGAGCGCATTGCCGCGCTCGACCCCGACAGCCCCGACTGGCCGTTGATCGTCTGCCTGCGTCTGGCGGCCGTCATTCACCGCGCGCGCGACGGCCGCGGCGTTCCGCCGATCCAGCTCCGCCGCGACGGTCGCGGTTTCATCGTGACGGCGCGGGAGGGCTGGCTCAAGCAGCTGCCGCTCACGGCGGCGGCGATCGACGAGGAACAGCGGCAGTGGTTCTCTGTCGGGCGCAGCCTCGTCCTGCACACGCATACAGGCCGCACGCTCGCCGCCTGA
- a CDS encoding TatD family hydrolase, whose product MLIDTHIHLDAAEFDADRVAVMAAARAAGVARFVVPAVEVANFDRVAALSAAHADIVHAFGIHPLYVGGACKEDLDILQERLAHGQAVAVGEIGLDFFAPDFDRVTQELYFVEQLKLARRFGLPVILHVRRAVDDILKHLRRIEVPGGIAHAFNGSRQQADAFIAMGFRLGFGGAMTFDGSRRIRSLAATLPMDSIVLETDAPDIPPAWAQGGRNEPADLRRFAEVLAVLRAVSPAEIAEATGRNACTVFPALASG is encoded by the coding sequence ATGCTCATCGATACGCACATCCACCTCGACGCCGCGGAGTTCGACGCCGATCGTGTCGCGGTAATGGCGGCCGCGCGTGCGGCGGGCGTCGCCCGCTTCGTCGTGCCGGCAGTCGAGGTCGCCAATTTCGACAGGGTTGCAGCCCTGTCAGCTGCCCATGCCGATATCGTCCATGCCTTCGGCATCCATCCGCTGTATGTCGGGGGTGCCTGCAAGGAGGATCTCGACATTCTGCAGGAGCGCCTTGCGCACGGACAGGCGGTCGCAGTTGGCGAGATCGGCCTCGATTTCTTCGCGCCGGATTTCGACCGCGTCACCCAGGAACTGTATTTCGTCGAACAACTGAAGCTCGCCCGTCGCTTCGGGTTGCCCGTCATCCTGCACGTCCGGCGCGCGGTCGATGACATCCTCAAGCACCTGCGGCGCATCGAGGTGCCCGGCGGCATCGCCCACGCCTTCAACGGCAGTCGTCAGCAGGCCGACGCCTTCATCGCGATGGGTTTCAGGCTGGGCTTCGGCGGGGCGATGACTTTCGACGGCTCGCGCCGCATCCGCAGCCTCGCGGCGACCCTGCCGATGGACTCGATCGTGCTCGAAACGGACGCACCCGACATCCCGCCTGCCTGGGCGCAGGGAGGGCGCAACGAACCTGCCGATCTGCGCCGCTTTGCCGAAGTGCTCGCCGTGCTGCGTGCCGTGTCCCCTGCCGAAATCGCTGAAGCGACGGGGCGGAATGCCTGCACCGTCTTCCCGGCGCTCGCGTCCGGCTGA
- a CDS encoding ABC transporter permease — protein MRSPEIATDAAKAPGARGLVRLQGDWTLRALSYRLHIFRAQLAGRRDDVAWSLTGISRLDSFGAALMWHAWGKRWPECIEIPDDLRAIIGRVAASAESPLPRVPRFNIVDAVIVLGSALLSFRDHALDFTRLLGQLCLDLAYLMRHPAEWPLREISANVYKAGFKAMPVAALVGFLIGVVMSYLSALQLRAFGADIFIVNILGLGIIRELGPVLVSVLVAGRSGSAMTAQLGVMRVTEEIDALAAMGVSRTIRLILPKVIALTLAMPLLVLWTSSVALLGGMLSAWLQLDLGMAFFVERLPQVVPLANLVIGFAKGAVFGLMIALVACHFGLRVSPNTESLSANTTASVVSSITVVILVDALFAIATRSIGIPR, from the coding sequence ATGCGCAGCCCCGAGATCGCCACCGATGCGGCGAAGGCGCCCGGCGCACGCGGCCTGGTCCGCCTGCAGGGCGACTGGACGCTGCGCGCGCTGTCCTACCGGTTGCATATCTTCCGCGCGCAACTTGCGGGCAGGCGCGACGACGTTGCGTGGTCCTTGACGGGCATCTCGCGTCTCGACAGCTTCGGCGCCGCGCTGATGTGGCATGCGTGGGGCAAGCGCTGGCCGGAATGCATCGAAATCCCGGACGACCTGCGCGCGATCATCGGCCGCGTGGCCGCCAGCGCGGAGTCGCCCCTGCCGCGGGTGCCGCGCTTCAACATCGTAGATGCTGTCATCGTGCTCGGCAGCGCGTTGCTCTCGTTTCGCGACCACGCGCTGGACTTTACTCGCCTGCTGGGCCAGTTGTGCCTCGATCTCGCCTATCTCATGCGCCATCCGGCGGAATGGCCGCTGCGCGAGATCTCCGCCAACGTATACAAGGCCGGGTTCAAGGCGATGCCGGTGGCCGCGCTCGTCGGCTTCCTGATCGGCGTCGTCATGTCCTATCTTTCGGCGCTGCAGCTGCGCGCGTTCGGTGCGGACATCTTCATCGTGAACATCCTCGGCCTCGGCATCATCCGCGAGCTCGGGCCCGTGCTGGTGTCGGTGCTCGTCGCCGGCCGCTCCGGTTCCGCGATGACTGCCCAGCTGGGCGTGATGCGAGTGACCGAGGAAATCGACGCCCTCGCGGCGATGGGCGTTTCGCGCACCATCCGCCTCATCCTGCCCAAGGTCATCGCGCTGACCCTCGCCATGCCTTTGCTGGTGCTGTGGACCTCGTCGGTCGCACTGCTCGGGGGCATGTTGTCGGCGTGGCTGCAGCTCGATCTCGGCATGGCCTTCTTCGTCGAACGCCTGCCGCAGGTCGTGCCGCTTGCGAACCTCGTCATCGGCTTCGCCAAAGGGGCGGTGTTCGGGCTGATGATCGCCCTTGTGGCCTGTCATTTCGGCCTGCGGGTCAGCCCCAATACGGAAAGCCTGTCGGCCAACACGACGGCGTCGGTCGTCTCGTCGATCACCGTCGTTATCCTGGTCGACGCGCTGTTCGCGATCGCCACGCGCTCGATCGGGATCCCGCGATGA
- a CDS encoding enoyl-CoA hydratase has product MSALPQQSDNAPLLLRRDEGGIAYLTLNRPGQFNSLSRAMLEALIAETDAIAKDASVRAVVLAGEGKAFCAGHDLKEMRGNHTLQFQQDLFRLCGKFMVKLTELPQPVIARVHGIATAAGCQLVSMCDLAVAADVARFAVSGINVGLFCATPSVGLSRNMGRKEAFEMLVTGDFIDAAEAQRRGLVNRVVPVEELDAEIAKLAAAICAKSPLAIRMGKQMFYRQLEMGMEAAYQMAAETMACNMMSEDAAEGIDAFIAKRKPEWRGR; this is encoded by the coding sequence ATGAGTGCACTGCCTCAGCAATCCGACAACGCACCGCTGCTACTGCGCCGCGACGAAGGCGGGATTGCGTACCTGACCCTGAACCGCCCCGGCCAGTTCAACTCCCTCTCGCGCGCGATGCTCGAAGCCCTGATCGCCGAGACCGACGCGATCGCAAAGGACGCGAGCGTGCGCGCGGTCGTGCTGGCGGGCGAGGGCAAGGCCTTCTGTGCCGGGCACGACCTGAAGGAGATGCGTGGCAACCACACCCTGCAGTTCCAGCAGGATCTCTTCCGCCTGTGCGGCAAGTTCATGGTCAAGCTCACCGAGCTGCCGCAGCCCGTTATCGCCCGTGTCCACGGCATCGCGACCGCGGCGGGCTGCCAGCTGGTGTCGATGTGCGACCTCGCCGTCGCCGCCGATGTCGCGCGCTTCGCCGTATCGGGCATCAACGTCGGCCTCTTCTGCGCGACCCCCAGCGTGGGCCTGTCACGCAACATGGGGCGCAAGGAAGCGTTCGAAATGTTGGTGACCGGCGACTTCATCGACGCCGCGGAAGCGCAGCGCCGCGGTCTCGTGAACCGCGTCGTGCCGGTCGAAGAGCTCGACGCCGAGATCGCGAAGCTCGCCGCCGCGATCTGCGCCAAATCCCCTCTCGCGATCCGCATGGGCAAGCAGATGTTCTACCGCCAGCTCGAGATGGGCATGGAAGCCGCCTACCAGATGGCGGCCGAGACGATGGCGTGCAACATGATGAGCGAGGATGCCGCCGAGGGCATCGACGCCTTCATCGCCAAGCGCAAGCCGGAGTGGCGCGGGCGCTGA
- a CDS encoding TetR/AcrR family transcriptional regulator, protein MENKPLKPRVQLDRNAWVSAATEVLAEEGIAGLRVEVLAKRLKVTKGSFYWHFQDRRDLLLAVLQVWKDGRIRDIVKQTRAQPGGELEQIYHVIDIYSTSRSRRGAAIELAVRDWARRDADAAAIVAEVDDIRLRCARELFLACGVPMEEASSRCMLLYAYVFGISLMIYDKFDSDVARLKRDIADLIAQSASMKRTTAATSN, encoded by the coding sequence ATGGAAAACAAGCCTCTAAAACCGCGCGTCCAGCTAGACCGCAATGCATGGGTAAGCGCTGCCACCGAGGTCCTCGCCGAGGAGGGCATCGCCGGACTTCGCGTCGAAGTGCTCGCAAAGCGCCTGAAGGTCACGAAAGGCAGCTTCTACTGGCACTTCCAGGATCGTCGGGACTTGCTGCTGGCCGTCCTTCAGGTGTGGAAGGATGGGCGGATCCGCGACATCGTCAAACAGACGCGCGCCCAGCCCGGCGGGGAGCTGGAGCAGATTTACCACGTCATCGATATTTATAGCACGAGCCGCAGCCGGCGCGGCGCTGCAATCGAGCTCGCCGTACGCGACTGGGCGCGCCGCGACGCCGACGCCGCCGCGATCGTCGCCGAAGTCGACGACATCCGCCTGCGCTGCGCGCGCGAACTCTTCCTCGCGTGCGGCGTGCCGATGGAGGAGGCGTCGAGCCGCTGCATGCTGCTCTACGCCTACGTGTTCGGCATTTCGCTGATGATCTATGACAAGTTCGACAGCGACGTGGCACGCCTGAAGCGCGACATCGCCGACCTCATCGCGCAGTCCGCGAGCATGAAGCGCACGACCGCTGCGACCAGCAACTGA
- a CDS encoding electron transfer flavoprotein subunit beta/FixA family protein has translation MKILVPVKRVVDYNVKVRVKADGTGVDIANVKMSMNPFDEIAVEEAVRLKEAGIATEVVAVSCGVAACQETIRAAMAIGADRGILVESDVELQPLAVAKLLKALCDKEQPTVVICGKQAIDDDSNQTGQMLAALMGWPQATFASKVALGDGAATVTREIDGGLETLEIKLPAVITTDLRLNEPRYATLPNIMKAKKKPLDIVKPADLGVDVAPRLATLKVAEPPKRSAGVRVADVAQLVDKLKNEAKVI, from the coding sequence TTGAAGATCCTGGTACCCGTCAAACGCGTAGTCGATTACAACGTCAAGGTGCGAGTGAAGGCTGACGGCACGGGCGTTGATATTGCGAACGTGAAGATGTCCATGAACCCCTTCGACGAAATCGCCGTCGAGGAAGCCGTGCGGCTCAAGGAAGCCGGCATCGCGACCGAGGTCGTGGCGGTGAGTTGCGGTGTCGCGGCCTGCCAGGAGACGATCCGCGCCGCGATGGCGATCGGCGCCGACCGCGGTATCCTCGTCGAGAGCGACGTCGAACTGCAGCCGCTCGCCGTGGCGAAGCTGCTGAAGGCGTTATGCGACAAGGAGCAGCCGACGGTCGTGATCTGCGGCAAGCAGGCGATCGACGACGACTCGAACCAGACCGGCCAGATGCTGGCCGCGCTGATGGGCTGGCCGCAGGCCACCTTCGCGTCGAAGGTCGCGCTCGGCGACGGTGCTGCCACCGTGACGCGCGAGATCGACGGCGGTCTCGAAACCCTCGAGATCAAGCTGCCGGCGGTCATCACCACCGACCTGCGCCTCAATGAGCCGCGTTACGCGACGCTGCCGAACATCATGAAGGCGAAGAAGAAGCCGCTGGACATCGTCAAGCCGGCCGATCTCGGTGTCGATGTCGCGCCGCGCCTGGCGACGCTGAAAGTGGCCGAGCCGCCCAAGCGCAGCGCCGGCGTGCGCGTTGCGGACGTCGCGCAACTCGTCGACAAGCTCAAGAACGAAGCGAAGGTGATCTGA